The Montipora foliosa isolate CH-2021 chromosome 1, ASM3666993v2, whole genome shotgun sequence genome has a window encoding:
- the LOC138012593 gene encoding uncharacterized protein produces the protein MATLVYDCSKYCHAIHPKSATTIADLDPRSPLVSFLNCVRDTVKCGRLYKSFLRWFTEKKRKSIPFSYRFRGLESKHFCWNFASLVQELLKVNTLSKGSFLKRHSVVFVGVKLRDAVSLYSRVEINTEQLKNLQILCQQFFNIFYLFLDGINPTIWTVGVAIPYHTSQLKEKLGYGLGLNSMQGREVKHVKLARFVQNTCNVKKSSRWWTVFRQEFVSMVWLRERDSHIP, from the coding sequence ATGGCAACATTGGTTTATGATTGCAGTAAGTATTGCCATGCAATACACCCAAAGTCAGCAACAACCATTGCAGATCTTGATCCTCGCAGCCCCCTAGTTTCCTTTCTGAACTGTGTGAGGGACACTGTTAAGTGCGGAAGACTTTACAAAAGCTTCTTGAGATGGTTcaccgaaaaaaaaaggaaaagcatCCCATTTTCATACAGATTTAGAGGGCTTGAATCCAAACATTTTTGCTGGAACTTTGCTTCCTTGGTTCAAGAACTGCTGAAAGTCAACACACTTTCAAAGGGATCGTTCCTTAAACGTCACAGCGTGGTGTTTGTCGGTGTGAAGCTACGAGATGCAGTTTCCCTTTATTCAAGGGTTGAGATCAACACGGAGCAGCTAAAAAATTTGCAGATCCTATGCCAGCagtttttcaatatcttttACTTGTTTCTCGATGGCATCAATCCAACTATCTGGACAGTTGGAGTTGCCATTCCATATCACACATCACAGTTAAAGGAGAAGCTGGGTTATGGCCTAGGATTAAATTCAATGCAAGGAAGGGAAGTGAAACATGTTAAACTTGCCCGCTTTGTGCAGAATACATGTAATGTCAAGAAATCGTCAAGGTGGTGGACTGTGTTTCGGCAAGAATTTGTCAGCATGGTGTGGTTACGAGAGAGGGATTCGCACATCCCATAA